Within Oribacterium sp. oral taxon 102, the genomic segment ATGGCTACCAGACCGCTGTCTAAGACCAAGAGATGGAGACTTGTTCAGGTCATCGAAAAGGCTAGATAAGAGGAGCAGGGAAGGAGCATGAAATGATTCAGCAGGAAACAAGACTTAAGGTTGCTGATAACACAGGCGCAAGAGAACTTCTCTGCATCCGTGTTATGGGCGGCTCTACCAGAAGATATGCCGCTGTCGGAGATATCATTGTGGCTTCTGTAAAGGATGCTACTCCGGGCGGACAGGTGAAGAAGGGAGATGTCGTAAAGGCAGTCGTGGTGAGAACGGTTGACGACATCCGCAGAAAGGATGGCAGCTACATTCGCTTCGATGAGAATGCGGCTGTTATCCTGAAGGAAGATGGCACTCCAAAGGGAACCCGTATCTTTGGACCAGTTGCCAGAGAGCTGAGAGATCATGGCTATATGAAGATCGTTTCTCTGGCTCCGGAAGTATTATAAGGAGGGACGGAGATGCGTAGAATCAAGAAGGATGATATCGTCAAGATCATTGCCGGAAAGGACAGCGGCAAGCAGGGCAAGGTTCTTTCCTTCGACCCGAAGACAAACAGAGTAGTCGTTGAGGGCTGCAACATGGTAACTAAGCACCAGAAGCCGAACCAGACGAACGCGCAGGGCGGGATCCTTCACAAAGAGGCGTCGATCGACGCGTCCAATGTGATGCTGGTGGTAGACGGGCAGGCAACCAGAATCGGCTTCGAGCTCCGCGATGGCAAGAAGGTCAGAGTGGCGAAGAAGTCCGGCAAGGTTATCGACTGAGAGAAAGGAGGAATTTCACATGGCGAGATTAAAAGAGCAGTATAACAGTGAGATCAAGGAAGCTATGAAGAAGAAGTTCGGTTACAAGAATGTAAACGAAATTCCGAAGCTGGAGAAGATCGTGATCAACATGGGCGTCGGAGAAGCTAAGGAAAATTCCAAGGTTCTCGACAGTGCGGTCAGAGATCTGGAGATCATTACCGGCCAGCATGCGGTGACCACCAAGGCGAAGAAGTCTGTGGCGAACTTCAAGATCAGAGAGGGACAGGCGATCGGCTGTAAGGTGACGCTTCGAGGCGAGAGAATGTATGAGTTTGCGGACAGACTCATCAACCTTGCACTTCCCCGCGTCAGAGACTTCCGCGGTGTGAATCCCAACGCCTTCGACGGCAGAGGGAACTACGCGCTCGGACTCAAGGAGCAGATCATTTTCCCGGAGATCGAGTTCGATAAGGTGGATAAGGTAAGAGGTATGGACGTCATCTTCGTCACGACCGCAAAGACGGACGAGGAGGCGAGAGAGCTTCTCACGCTGTTCAATATGCCGTTTGCGAAGTAATCGGAGGAGAAGATATGGCAAAGTTATCAATGAAGTTAAAGCAGCAGAGACCCTCTAAGTTCTCTGTGAGAGAGTATACCAGATGCAAGATCTGCGGAAGACCTCACTCCGTTCTTCGTAAGTATGGCATCTGCCGTGTTTGCTTCCGTGAGCTGGCATATAAGGGAGAGATCCCCGGCGTAAGAAAAGCAAGCTGGTAAGAATGCAGCAATTTTCCATCAGGAAAATTGCGGAATGTACATGACCACTTTTCGAAGAAAAGTGTCCGGCAGAGCCGGATCGCACGCAGCCTTCCGAAAGGCAAGTGCGAGTCCCGGGGGAGACGATCATGCCGGGTTTTCCATCAGGAAAATTGCGGAGCGTGGGAAAGTAACAAAGCGCACCTCGATGAGAGGTCCCTGCCGCGAGGCAGGGCAGAGCCCTTTGCGATGTTTCACAGAGCGGAATATCGTGAAGGGCGACAATTTCTGGATTGTATTGAAAAAAATACTGAATTTTTTTGAAGATACGCCAGACCGGGTTGAAAATCCGGATAAATTGTTTATAATGTGAATGTCGCTCTGCCGTAACCGGTCTGAGTGGCATTTCGTTGTAATAAACTATTTTAGCAAAGAAAGGATATCCGTAATCATGAGTATGAGTGATCCAATCGCAGATATGCTTACGAGAATTCGTAACGCGAACACTGCAAAGCATGACACAGTATGTATTCCCGCATCGAAGATGAAGCTTGCCATCGCCAATATTCTCGTGGATGAGGGCTATGTTGAGAAGTGCGAGCTGGTGGAGAACGGCAAGTTCCAGGACATCAAGCTCAGCCTGAAGTATGGCGCATCCAAGAACGAAAAGATCATCGGCGGAATCAAGAAAATTTCCAAGCCGGGTCTCCGTGTCTATGCCGGCAAGGAGAATATGCCTCGTGTACTGGGCGGACTCGGCATTGCGATCGTATCCACCAATCAGGGCGTGATGACAGATAAGCAGGCAAGGAAGCTCGGCGTGGGCGGAGAGGTTCTCGCTTTCGTCTGGTAAGCAGCTGATTCTGAAAACAGTTTTATACTGACAATTTAAGAGAGGAGACATATTATGTCACGAATCGGAAAATTACCGGTTGTGATCCCGGCAGGTGTCACTGTTGAGATCAAGGACGGCAATACGGTTACCGTAAAGGGGCCGAAGGGTACGCTGGAGAGAAGCTTCGCACCGGAGCTGACCCTTACACAGGAGAATGGTGAGATTGTCGTTACGAGACCGAATGATAATAAGAAGGAGAAGTCCCTTCACGGCCTGACCAGAGCGCTGCTCCACAATATGGTGGTGGGCGTTACGGAGGGCTTCGAGAAGAAGCTGGAGGTCAACGGCGTCGGCTACAGAGCGGCGAAGCAGGGCAAGACCCTGACCCTGACCCTCGGCTATTCTCATCCGGTCACCATGGAGGATCCGGAGGGACTCGAGACCGTCCTTGAGGGGCAGAATATCATTTTTGTCAGAGGTATCTCCAAGGAGAAGGTCGGGCAGTACGCTGCGGAGATCAGAGGCAAGAGAACACCGGAGCCGTATAAGGGCAAGGGCATCAAGTATGCTGATGAAGTGATCCGCCGTAAGGTTGGTAAGACCGGTAAGAAGTAATACAGGAGGAAAAGTAGAATGGTTAGCAAGAAAAACAAAGCTGAACTTCGTCGTAAAAAGCATATGAGACTCAGAAACCGTTTCGCTGGCACTCCAGAGAGACCACGTCTTGCGGTTTTTCGGTCTGATAAGCATATGTATGCACAGATCATCGATGATGTGGCTGGCAATACGCTTTGCGCAGCTTCCACTCTTGATAAGGATGCCGGGCTTGCGAAGACGAACAACGTTGAAGCAGCGCAGTATGTCGGCAAGGCAATCGCCGAGAAGGCTCTGGCCAAGGGAATCACACAGGTCTGCTTTGACAGAGGCGGATTCCTGTACCACGGTAAGGTTCAGGCACTGGCGGATGCTGCCAGAGAAGCTGGGCTTAAGTTCTAATCGGGAGGAGTAAAGACAATGAAGCGTGATAAAATTGATGCAAATCAGTTAGAATTAAACGACAATGTCGTTTCCATCAAGCGTGTCTCCAAGACCGTGAAGGGCGGACGCACCATGCGTTTCTCTGCGCTTGTCGTAGTGGGTGACGGCAACGGACATGTGGGCTGCGGCACCGGCAAGGCGCTGGAGGTTCCGGAGGCGATCCGCAAGGCGAAGGAAGCGGCGATCAGAAATATCATTACGATTCCGGTAAATGAAGAGCGTTCCGTGCCGCATGACTTCATCGGCAAGTTCGGCGCTTCCACCGTCCTTCTGAAGAAGGCTCCGGAAGGAACCGGCATCATCGCCGGCGGTCCTGCGCGTATGGTCTGCGAGCTGGCAGGCATCCGCAACATCCGTACCAAGTCTCTGGGCTCCAACAATAAGACCAACGTGGTCTATGCGACGCTTCAGGGGCTCACCTCGATGAAGACCCCGGCGCAGTTCGCGGCTCTGCGCGGTAAGTCCGTCGCAGAGATCACAGGTTAATACAGGGAGGTAATGAAATGGCAGATAAGTTAAAGATTACATTAGTGAAGTCTCCAATCGCCGCTATCCCTAAGCAGAGAGCAACAGTGCAGGCGCTCGGGCTCAAGAAGATCCGGCAGTTTGTAGAGCTCCCCAATAACGGGGCCACCAAGGGTATGATTCAGAGAGTCAACCACCTTGTAAAAGTTGAAGAAATCTAAGGAGGCATACAATGGAGTTAGCTAATTTAAGACCGGCTGATGGTTCGAAGCAGTCCAAGAACTTCAGACGTGGCCGTGGACATGGTTCGGGAAACGGCAAGACCGCTGGTAAAGGACATAAGGGACAGAAGGCTCGTTCCGGAGCACCGAGACCCGGCTTTGAGGGCGGCCAGATGCCTCTGTTCCGGCGCATTCCGAAGAGGGGCTTCACGGATCCCAACTCCAAGGTGATCACAGGCATCAACCTTTCCGTTCTCGAGGCGCGCTTCAATGACGGCGAAGACGTAACGCTGCTCTCTCTTCTGGAGAAGAATGTGATCAAGAAGGTTAACGACGGCGTGAAGATTCTCGGCAACGGCGAGCTCACCAAGAAGCTCAACGTAAAGGTCAACGCGTTCTCGGCAAGTGCAAAGGAGAAGATCGAGGCTGTCGGCGGAACCTGCGAGGTGATCTAATGCTTCAAACGATACGAAATGCATTCAAGGTTAAGGATCTGAGAGGCCGCTTCCTCTATGTCCTCCTGATGTTAGTAGTAATTCGGTTTGGATCCAATCTTCCTATCCCGGGTGTAAACTCGGGATATTTTGGAGATTTATTTAATAAGATGGCAAACAACGATGCCTTCGGCTGGTTCAATACCATGACGGGAGGCTCGTTTGAGCAGCTTTCGATCTTTGCGCTTTCGATCACCCCCTATATTACCTCCTCCATTATCATTCAGCTTCTGACTGTTGCTATCCCTGCACTGGAGGAAATGCAGAAGGACGGGGAAGAGGGCAGGAAAAAGATGACGATGTACACCAGGTGGATGACCATCGGGCTGGCGCTTATAGAGTCGCTGGCGATGGCTGTCGGCTTCGGGGGAAACGGGCTCTTGATCGGCTTCGCGGAGGCGGGTGTGATCCGTAAGCTTGCGGATATCATGATCTGCGTGGTTGCGATGACGGCAGGCTCCGCCCTCCTGATGTGGATCGGCGAGCAGATCACGGACAAGGGCATCGGAAATGGAATCTCGCTGGTGCTGCTCTTCAATATTCTCTCCTCCATCCCGCAGGACTTCATGACGCTCTATGAGCGCTTCCTGATGGGGAAGAGCGTGGCGGCAATGGTGGTTTACGCGATCCTGATCGTTGCCGTTCTGCTCGTGCTGGTAGGCTTCACCGTCGTATTGCAGGCGGCGGAGCGCCGGATCCCGGTGCAGTATTCCCGCCGGGTGCAGGGCAGAGGGCTGGTCGGCGGCCAGCAGTCGCAGATCCCCTTGAAGGTCAATACCGCGAATGTTATGCCGGTGATCTTCGCATCCTCGCTTCTGACGATGCCGGTAATCATCGGGCAGATCCTGAAGGTGGACTACGGCACGGTAGCAGGCAAGATTCTTTTGACGCTGAATTCCGGAAGCTGGTGCAAGCCGGATGCGCCGATCTATTCGATCGGACTTCTGATTTATATTCTGCTTCTCTACTTCTTCGCCTACTTCTACACCTCGATCTCCTTCAATCCTTTGGAGGTTGCGAACAATATGAAGAAGCAGGGCGGCTTCATCCCCGGCATTCGCCCCGGTAAGCCGACCAGCGATTATCTGGACGGGATTCTTACCTATATCATCTTCATCGGAGCGACGGGACTCCTGATCATCGCGCTGGTGCCGATCATCGTTTCCGGCGTTTTCAATGTGGGAAGGATTTCCTTCATGGGAACCTCTCTCCTGATTATCGTCGGCGTCGTGATCGAGACGCTGAAGTCGATCGACTCGCAGATGATCGTGAGAAACTACAAGGGATTCCTGGAGAATTGATAAGTAAGCCTCCTAAGTGCCATGCTTAGGAGGCTGTATGTGATTCTGGGTAACGGTTCAGGCAGGCGGCGTTGTGCCGGAACGGACAGGGAAAGCCTGCTTTCATGGGACATATCAGGGAGAGCGGAGATGAAAATTATCATGTTGGGGGCGCCGGGCGCCGGCAAGGGGACGCAGGCGATCAAGATCGCGGACAAGTACGGGATTCCGCATATTTCTACCGGAGATATCTTCCGCCAAAATATCAAGAGCGGAACGGAGCTTGGGAAAAAGGCGAAGAGCTACATGGACAGAGGAGAGCTCGTTCCGGATGATGTGACGATCGGAATGCTTCTCGACCGGATCTCGGAGCCGGACTGCGCGGCCGGTTATGTACTGGACGGCTTCCCGCGTACGATCCCGCAGGCGGAGAGTCTGACCAGAGCGCTGGAGGAACGCGGCGAGAAGGTGGACTATGCGCTCGACATCGAGGTGCCGGACGCAAATATCGTGGAGCGGATGAGCGGGAGACGCGCCTGTCCGAAATGCGGGAATACCTATCATGTCGTCTATGCCGCGCCGGTTATGGAGAACATTTGCGACAGATGCGGCGCAGAGCTGATGATTCGTGCGGACGATAAGCCGGAGACGGTACAGGAGCGGCTGGATGTTTACCATAGACAGACAGAGCCTCTGATCCGGTATTACCGCGGGGAGAATATACTCAGAGAGTTCGACGGGACACAGGAGCTGGAAAAGGTTTTTCAGGACATCGTCGAGGTTCTGGGGTAGCGGAGCCGGCAAGAACCACTTAAGTGAGTCCTTACCGTATGTGAAAGGACAGTATTATAATGATAGAAATCAAGTCAAAGCGTGAGATCGAGCTGATGAGAGAGGCGGGGAAGGTGCTCTCGGAGGTGCATGAGAGGGTCGGAGAGAGAGTCGCACCGGGCCGCAGCACGAAGGAGTTGAACGATTACGCGGAGGGGCTCATCCGGAAGCTGGGCTGTACGCCGAGTTTCCTTCACCTCTACGATTTTCCGGCAGCGTGCTGCATTTCTGTGAATGAGGAGGTCATTCACGGGATTCCGGATAAGCATCGTATCCTCGAGGAGGGGGATATCGTATCCTTCGATATTGGTACCTGCTACAAGGGCTATCACAGCGACGCAGCGAGAACCTGGGGGGTCGGCAGGATCTCTTCGGAGGCAGAGAAGCTGATCGCGGCATGCGAGCAGTCCTTCTGGGAGGGAGCGAGGAACGCGGTTCCGGGCAATCATTTGAACGACATCTGCAGCGCCATCGGAAACTATGCCTACAGCCTAGGCTACGGCGTGCTCGAGGATTATATCGGACACGGCATCGGGCACGAGGTGCACATGGATCCGGATGTGCCGAATTTCCCGATGAGGCGGAAGGGGCCGCTGCTGCAGGCAGGCATGACGCTCGCGGTCGAGCCTATGATTACCGTCGGCTCGAAGGAGGTCAGAGTGCTGGATAACGACTGGACTGTCGTGACGATCGACGGAAAGCTTTCCTGTCATTATGAAAACACCATTTTGATCACAGAGAACGGGCCGGAGATTCTGAGCCTGGTTAGATAGAAGGAGTAATCGAATGTCAAAGACAGATGTAATTGAGATCACAGGGAAGGTGATCGAGAAGCTTCCGAATGCGATGTTTCAGGTGGAGCTCGAGAACGGGCATCAGGTGCTCGCCCACATTTCCGGGAAGCTTCGTATGAACTACATCCGAATCCTCCCGGGAGACAAGGTCACGATCGAGCTTTCTCCGTATGATTTGTCCAAGGGAAGGATCATCTGGAGAGATAAATAAATTGTACTTTAAAAAAAACAATATTAAAAAATCGACAGGTTTACTTTACCTGCCGGTTTTGTTAAAATTATACGGCAACTTTGTTCGAATTCGTATTTAGAAAGGAAATTTACTATGAAGGTAAGATCATCAGTAAAGCCGATCTGCGAAAAGTGCAAGGTCATTAAGCGGAAAGGTTCTATCAGAATTATCTGCGAAAACCCTAAGCATAAGCAGAGACAAGGTTAATTTTTAACAGGAGGAAACAGAAATGGCTCGTATTGCAGGTGTCGATTTACCGAGAGAGAAGCGCATCGAGATCGGTCTTACATACATTTACGGTATCGGACGATCCTCTGCGGACAAGATTCTCACGGCAACCAACGTAAACCCGGATACTCGTGTCAAGGATCTCACAGATGATGAGGTGAAGGCGCTTGCCAACTACATCGCAGACAATCAGATGGTAGAGGGCGACCTCAGAAGAGAGATCGCGCTGAATATCAAGAGACTGCAGGAGATCGGCTGCTACAGAGGAATTCGTCACAGAAGAGGACTTCCGGTAAGAGGACAGAAGACGAAGACCAATGCAAGAACACGCAAGGGCCCGAGAAAGACCGTCGCAAACAAGAAGAAGTAATTCCGGGACGGAGATATCGGGAAGAAGTAACTATAGTGGGCTTCATGTTTTAAACACAGGAAGACAGAAAAGGAAAGTAGGTTAGTTTAATATGGCGAATAAGTCAACTGCTAAGAGAGTGACAAAAAAGCGCGTAAAGAAAAACGTTGAACGTGGACAGGCACATATCCAGTCATCCTTCAATAATACGATCGTTACATTGACGGATGCACAGGGCAACGCTCTTTCATGGGCAAGTGCCGGTGGTCTTGGTTTTAGAGGTTCAAGAAAATCTACTCCATATGCAGCACAGATGGCTGCTGAGACTGCTGTGAAGGCGGCTTTGGTACATGGGCTGAAGTATGTGGATGTAATGGTCAAGGGTCCGGGCTCCGGAAGAGAGGCTGCGATCCGCGCACTTCAGGCAGGCGGACTCGAGGTTACCTCCATTAAGGACGTAACGCCGGTACCGCACAATGGATGCCGTCCGCCGAAGCGTAGAAGAGTATAAGCACGGAGCGAGAGCTCAGCCCGAGGAAGCGAAGCGCGTAAAGGGCGTATCACATGAAACAATATGATATTAGGAGGAAATTATGGCAGTAGATAAGGTTCCTGTACTTAAAAGATGCAGATCACTGGGACTTGATCCGGTATTTTTAGGCGTAGATAAGAAGTCCAACAGACAGCCGAGAAACCAGAGAAGAAAGATGTCTGAGTACGGCCTGCAGCTTCGCGAGAAGCAGAAGGCGAAGTTCATCTACGGCGTATTGGAGAAGCCGTTCCGGAACTACTATGCGAAGGCAGAGAGGATGAGTGGACAGACTGGTGAGAACCTGATGGTTCTTCTGGAGTCCCGTCTGGATAGTGTGATCTTCCGTATGGGACTTGCCCGTACGAGAAGAGAGGCGAGACAGGTGGTCGGACACAGACACGTTACTGTGAATGGTAAGATCGTGAACATCCCGTCCTACCTCGTTTCTGCCGGCGATGTCATCGCGATCAAGGAGTCGATGAAGACCGCACAGAGATACAAGGACATCCTTGAGGTAACAAACGGCAGGATGATTCCGGCATGGCTGGAGGCCGATCAGGAGAAGATGACGGCTACCGTGAAGCAGCTCCCGCACAGAGAGGATATCGATGTGCCTGTAAACGAGATGCTGATCGTCGAGCTGTATTCTAAGTAATGAACCCCGTATGAAGGAGGCATTGCATGTTCGATTTTGAAAAGCCAAACATTGAGATCAGTGAAATCTCAGGGGATGGAAGGTTCGGGAGATTTGTCTGTGAGCCGCTGGAAAGGGGCTATGGCAATACGCTCGGGAATTCTCTTCGCAGAATCATGCTTTCCTCTCTTCCTGGTGCGGCTGTCTCAGCTGTGAAGATCGACGGCGTATACCATGAGTTCTCGGAGCTTCCCGGTGTGAAGGAGGAGGTTTCGGAGATCATCATGCGCCTGAAGAGTCTGGCGATTAAGAACTCCGCTGCCTCCGACGAGCCGAAGGTAGCGTATATCGATTTTTCCGGAGAGGGTACAGTGCTTGCTTCGGATATCAAGGCGGATTCCGAGATCGAGATCATGAATCCGGAGCTTCCGATCGCTACCCT encodes:
- the rplN gene encoding 50S ribosomal protein L14 translates to MIQQETRLKVADNTGARELLCIRVMGGSTRRYAAVGDIIVASVKDATPGGQVKKGDVVKAVVVRTVDDIRRKDGSYIRFDENAAVILKEDGTPKGTRIFGPVARELRDHGYMKIVSLAPEVL
- the rplX gene encoding 50S ribosomal protein L24, with product MRRIKKDDIVKIIAGKDSGKQGKVLSFDPKTNRVVVEGCNMVTKHQKPNQTNAQGGILHKEASIDASNVMLVVDGQATRIGFELRDGKKVRVAKKSGKVID
- the rplE gene encoding 50S ribosomal protein L5; translated protein: MARLKEQYNSEIKEAMKKKFGYKNVNEIPKLEKIVINMGVGEAKENSKVLDSAVRDLEIITGQHAVTTKAKKSVANFKIREGQAIGCKVTLRGERMYEFADRLINLALPRVRDFRGVNPNAFDGRGNYALGLKEQIIFPEIEFDKVDKVRGMDVIFVTTAKTDEEARELLTLFNMPFAK
- a CDS encoding type Z 30S ribosomal protein S14; amino-acid sequence: MAKLSMKLKQQRPSKFSVREYTRCKICGRPHSVLRKYGICRVCFRELAYKGEIPGVRKASW
- the rpsH gene encoding 30S ribosomal protein S8, with translation MSMSDPIADMLTRIRNANTAKHDTVCIPASKMKLAIANILVDEGYVEKCELVENGKFQDIKLSLKYGASKNEKIIGGIKKISKPGLRVYAGKENMPRVLGGLGIAIVSTNQGVMTDKQARKLGVGGEVLAFVW
- the rplF gene encoding 50S ribosomal protein L6; its protein translation is MSRIGKLPVVIPAGVTVEIKDGNTVTVKGPKGTLERSFAPELTLTQENGEIVVTRPNDNKKEKSLHGLTRALLHNMVVGVTEGFEKKLEVNGVGYRAAKQGKTLTLTLGYSHPVTMEDPEGLETVLEGQNIIFVRGISKEKVGQYAAEIRGKRTPEPYKGKGIKYADEVIRRKVGKTGKK
- the rplR gene encoding 50S ribosomal protein L18, yielding MVSKKNKAELRRKKHMRLRNRFAGTPERPRLAVFRSDKHMYAQIIDDVAGNTLCAASTLDKDAGLAKTNNVEAAQYVGKAIAEKALAKGITQVCFDRGGFLYHGKVQALADAAREAGLKF
- the rpsE gene encoding 30S ribosomal protein S5; this translates as MKRDKIDANQLELNDNVVSIKRVSKTVKGGRTMRFSALVVVGDGNGHVGCGTGKALEVPEAIRKAKEAAIRNIITIPVNEERSVPHDFIGKFGASTVLLKKAPEGTGIIAGGPARMVCELAGIRNIRTKSLGSNNKTNVVYATLQGLTSMKTPAQFAALRGKSVAEITG
- the rpmD gene encoding 50S ribosomal protein L30, translating into MADKLKITLVKSPIAAIPKQRATVQALGLKKIRQFVELPNNGATKGMIQRVNHLVKVEEI
- the rplO gene encoding 50S ribosomal protein L15, translating into MELANLRPADGSKQSKNFRRGRGHGSGNGKTAGKGHKGQKARSGAPRPGFEGGQMPLFRRIPKRGFTDPNSKVITGINLSVLEARFNDGEDVTLLSLLEKNVIKKVNDGVKILGNGELTKKLNVKVNAFSASAKEKIEAVGGTCEVI
- the secY gene encoding preprotein translocase subunit SecY, whose amino-acid sequence is MLQTIRNAFKVKDLRGRFLYVLLMLVVIRFGSNLPIPGVNSGYFGDLFNKMANNDAFGWFNTMTGGSFEQLSIFALSITPYITSSIIIQLLTVAIPALEEMQKDGEEGRKKMTMYTRWMTIGLALIESLAMAVGFGGNGLLIGFAEAGVIRKLADIMICVVAMTAGSALLMWIGEQITDKGIGNGISLVLLFNILSSIPQDFMTLYERFLMGKSVAAMVVYAILIVAVLLVLVGFTVVLQAAERRIPVQYSRRVQGRGLVGGQQSQIPLKVNTANVMPVIFASSLLTMPVIIGQILKVDYGTVAGKILLTLNSGSWCKPDAPIYSIGLLIYILLLYFFAYFYTSISFNPLEVANNMKKQGGFIPGIRPGKPTSDYLDGILTYIIFIGATGLLIIALVPIIVSGVFNVGRISFMGTSLLIIVGVVIETLKSIDSQMIVRNYKGFLEN
- a CDS encoding adenylate kinase, whose amino-acid sequence is MKIIMLGAPGAGKGTQAIKIADKYGIPHISTGDIFRQNIKSGTELGKKAKSYMDRGELVPDDVTIGMLLDRISEPDCAAGYVLDGFPRTIPQAESLTRALEERGEKVDYALDIEVPDANIVERMSGRRACPKCGNTYHVVYAAPVMENICDRCGAELMIRADDKPETVQERLDVYHRQTEPLIRYYRGENILREFDGTQELEKVFQDIVEVLG
- the map gene encoding type I methionyl aminopeptidase, which translates into the protein MIEIKSKREIELMREAGKVLSEVHERVGERVAPGRSTKELNDYAEGLIRKLGCTPSFLHLYDFPAACCISVNEEVIHGIPDKHRILEEGDIVSFDIGTCYKGYHSDAARTWGVGRISSEAEKLIAACEQSFWEGARNAVPGNHLNDICSAIGNYAYSLGYGVLEDYIGHGIGHEVHMDPDVPNFPMRRKGPLLQAGMTLAVEPMITVGSKEVRVLDNDWTVVTIDGKLSCHYENTILITENGPEILSLVR
- the infA gene encoding translation initiation factor IF-1, producing the protein MSKTDVIEITGKVIEKLPNAMFQVELENGHQVLAHISGKLRMNYIRILPGDKVTIELSPYDLSKGRIIWRDK
- the rpmJ gene encoding 50S ribosomal protein L36, producing the protein MKVRSSVKPICEKCKVIKRKGSIRIICENPKHKQRQG
- the rpsM gene encoding 30S ribosomal protein S13, which gives rise to MARIAGVDLPREKRIEIGLTYIYGIGRSSADKILTATNVNPDTRVKDLTDDEVKALANYIADNQMVEGDLRREIALNIKRLQEIGCYRGIRHRRGLPVRGQKTKTNARTRKGPRKTVANKKK
- the rpsK gene encoding 30S ribosomal protein S11 produces the protein MANKSTAKRVTKKRVKKNVERGQAHIQSSFNNTIVTLTDAQGNALSWASAGGLGFRGSRKSTPYAAQMAAETAVKAALVHGLKYVDVMVKGPGSGREAAIRALQAGGLEVTSIKDVTPVPHNGCRPPKRRRV
- the rpsD gene encoding 30S ribosomal protein S4, which codes for MAVDKVPVLKRCRSLGLDPVFLGVDKKSNRQPRNQRRKMSEYGLQLREKQKAKFIYGVLEKPFRNYYAKAERMSGQTGENLMVLLESRLDSVIFRMGLARTRREARQVVGHRHVTVNGKIVNIPSYLVSAGDVIAIKESMKTAQRYKDILEVTNGRMIPAWLEADQEKMTATVKQLPHREDIDVPVNEMLIVELYSK